Part of the Prunus dulcis chromosome 8, ALMONDv2, whole genome shotgun sequence genome is shown below.
GTCGTCAGCTAAGGTTAAAcacctaattaggtaacgttcaatttaattgggtaattcccaattaaattgagtaactcccaagTTGGAAAGAGTTTGCGATTCCTTGTAGGTCAAGGAATTTTTATCCTTATAAATGTAGGGCTCCTCCAATTTATTCTTCATATCCAAAATCCATTCCGATTTCATTAGTGAGAGAGAGTAAACTGTGGAGAATTTTTCCGTTCTTCTTGAGTTCTTGTCTTCACCGCACACCTAAGGTAATTAGACTTGggttgtatatatttttttttttgtgtctcTGACTTTTGGCAGCTTGGACCATGCCCTTTAGTCGATGAGGGGAGCTGAAAGGGGTGCGTGACTATGCCTTGAAGCATAGCTGGAGACGTTAGGAGGCTAGCAGGCTTGAGGGTGCACACTTTGGGCTCGAGCATGGAGGTCTAGATGCTCCAGACCTAGTGCGCGAAGTGGGCTCGCGCTAGGAGACGCGGATCTGGGGCATTGGCCCGACGTGGACTCGAGCTGGGCCTTCAAATTGGGTACGGGCTGGGCGTGCCTGTGTTTGGAGCGAGTAGGGCAGCGCTGCACAGGCTTAGGAGCACTGGATGGAGTCAATGGGCCTGGCTGACGCGTGCTAGGCTGGAGGCGCGAGCTGGGCCGCGACTGCTGCTGGGCTGCGTGCTGGAGCAACTACTGGGCTGACTCCCTTCTACTTGGGCTGATCCAAACAGCTCAAattcccttcttctttttttgtttgctgctttcttttttttgttttgcaaatttttcttgcattctaacttgtagaattttttcctttttgcagCTACTCATTGATCAACCATGTCTTCCGGAGATGGTAGCAAGGCTCCAAGCTCTCAGGTCCCtttgtatttatagggaggcTCCATAGTACATCCTGATGCTAGGATCATTACCTTCCGTCCCTTTTACTTCTCCTTGGGCTTCAAGTTCCCGCTGTCAAAGCTTTTCAAGGAGGTGTTCTACGCCATGGGGTGTGCTCCAAGCTAGTATACTCCAAACGTTTACCGAGCGATCACGTGCTTTGAGAATCTGAGTCGTTTCTTCATGTTAAAGCAGAGTCGTTTCTTCATGCCCAAGTCCGCGTCTACAAGGCCAAGCTGATCAACAGTCTTAGTCAAGGGGATCACGCTTGGCATGACGACGTGTTGGAGGTCAGCGGACGATGGGAGGCCAAGCTGTTCAACAGTCTTAGTCTGTGTCCCATAACCTATTGCGATGGTATGTCTCTTTGCGATTTTTGATATGCtccttttatttgaatttcttggAGTGTGGCTGACTAACTTCTATCTTCTGCTTGTATTGAGTGACATCAACAAGCAATTGGAGCTTGGACCGGACATGGCTAAGGTCCGTCGTGCTTTGAACATCCCTCTAAGGTTTTGCGAGTGGCGCTGGCTATTGAGTGAGTACCGGGAGGAAGACGGTGGTTTGCCCCCTACCGAGGATGTCGAAAGGTGGAAGAAGAACGGTCCTGACCTTGATGATCTGCTTGGAGGACAGGAAGAATGTTCTGCTGaatctttctcaaagagaaaggCTGCTGCCAAATCTTCAAGAGGTGAAGCCACTTCTTCGCACGCAAAGGATGGGCCTCCATCGAGGAAGAGACCAAGGCTCCCTACTGCTGAGAAGACTCAAGTggggtcccccttgagggactccaGGTGTGTTCTGTATATCCCGTAGGATGAttccccttaggaagttggcgagccCCAGGATCCCCCTTAAgggactccgggtgtgttctgcacatcccgtaGGATGCCTTGGTCGTCACCCTGCATCTCCCGTAGGATGCCTTGGTCgtcaccctgcgtctcccgtAGACGCTACTTATGGGTATtatcctgcctcccttaggaaacggataggaacttGGATATTTCCCTCAGGAAGCATGGAGaactcattttaagaaattcctggcgcaccctgcgtctcccttaggacgcttttttAGCTGGCTGCGCCTCCAAACAGACGCTTTTAGTCGTCACCCTGCGTGTCTTTCAGACGCTTTTTTAGCGGGCTGCGCCTCCAAACAGACGCTTTTAGTCgtcaccctgcgtctcccttaggacgctccttatgggcaactgtgtgactatcctgcctcccttaggaaccggataggaacctggatatttcCCACAGGAAGCGTGGCGAcccccttttaagaaacttctggctcaccctgcgtctcccttaggacggtTTTTTAGTGGGCTGCGTCTCCAAACGGACGCTTTTAgtcgtcgccctgcgtctcccttaggatgcTTCTTATAGGCAACTTTGTGACTATCCTGCGTTTCTTAGGAAATGGATAGGAACCTAGATATCCCTcttaggaaattcctggcgcaccctgcGCCTCCCGAAGGATGCTTTTTTAGAGGGCTGCGTCTCCAAACTGACGCTTTTAGTCatcgccctgcgtctcccttaggacacTCCTTATGAGCAACTGCgtgactatcctgcctcccttaAGAAatggataggaacctggacaTCTCCCATAGGAAATTCTTGGCATaacctgcgtctcccttaggacacTGCTTATGGGCAAATGTTGTGTTTCGTGGGCAGATGAGACATTTTGGAATGAGAAACTGAACTTATATTGATATTCATAAGATTACAGTCCTTTATTCGAAAATGGAAACAACTTGGTACAAAACTTAGAACTTCTAGCAGTCAGGAGGAAGCACTACGGATAATACTTTCGAAGATGGTGAGCATTCCATTGTCGCGGTATTTCCTTCCCCTCCATAGTGTCGAGTGTGTAGCTTCCTCTGCCCCCGAGTCGGCTGATCACATAAGGGCCTTCCCAGTTAGgattcatctttttttaccCTTGTCTTGGTGCAGTAATGAAAGCCTTTCTTAGTAAGAGGTCGTCTGGTTGAAATCGTCTGATCTTAGCTCTTTTGTCGTGGTAAGACTTCAACTGCTGCTGATAGGAGGCGACTCGGATAATGGTTTTCTCACGCTCGCCCTCAAGTAAGTCGAGATTGAGCCTCATCTGCTCGGAGTTTTGATCAACACTGCCCACTTCCAGACTTATGGAGGGGGGCAATGATGTGAGGTGGTATGATCGCCTCTGTTCCAAAGGCGAGGGAGAATGGGGTTTCACCAGTCGATCTTCGTTTGGTGGTGCGATAAGCCCATAGTACTCCGGGGAGTTCATCCACCCATTTTCCTTCGGCGCCTTCCAGCCTTTTCTTCAAGCAGTCCAATATGACTTTGTTAGATGCCTCGGCTTGTCCATTTCCTTGTGGATACCTCGGGGTAGACAAGTGTTGCTTGATCTTGTATTTCGCAAAAAAGGCGGTGATCTGCTTGCCAATGAACTGTGAGCCATTGTCGGTAACCAGCGACTGTGGGCAGCCAAACCGGCATATGATGTTTCTCCAGATGAATCGCTCCACATCGGCTTCTTTAGTAGAGGATAGAGCTTCGGCCTCGATCCATTTAGTAAAGTAGTCGGTGGCGAcgatcatcatttctttcttggcgGGCGCTGGTGGCAGGGGACCCACTAGGTCGATGGCCCATTGCATAAACGGCCATGGACTGTTTTGCGGATGATAGACTTCGGCAGGCAAGTTAGGGATTGGCTTGTATCGCTGACAACGATCACACTTCTTGACATATTCAGCGGAGTCGTGACGCATGGTAGGCCAGAAGTAGCCTATGTTTAGAGCTTTCTGGGCGAGCGATCTGCCCCCAGAGTGGTTGCCACACTCGCCGTCGTGAATTTTGCAGAGAACCTCAAGTGTTTGAGGGTACTTTATGCAGGTGAAATGAGGACCGGAGTATGATCTGCGGATGAGCTTGTTGCCGAGCATGTAGTATATCGCGGCCTTTTGCTGGACCTTTCTAGCTTCGGACTTGTCCGTTGGCAGGTTTCCATTTGTCAAATAGTCGATGATGGGGTCTTGCCAACTAGGGTCCTCGTCAATCTGCATGGTATCGATTAGCTCTATTTCTTCTATGCTTGGTCGGTCAAGGTGTTCGACCGGGATGGAGCGTCTGAACTGGGTATCCAGCGCTGATCCTAGGCTTGCCAGTGCGTCTGCATGAGCGTTCTCTGCCCGGGGCacttgttggatggtgaaGGTGGGAAATGCCTTCAACAGCTCTTGGACTTTGTCAAGGTATAGGATCATCCTTGGGTGCTTCGCCATATATTCACCTGAGGCTTGATTCGTGATCAATTGTGAGTCAGAGTAGATGGCTAGCTTTTTGATTGCGAGCTCTTTTGCTAAACGTAGGCCggcaagcaatgcctcataTTCTGCCTCGTTGTTCGAGGTCGGGAAGCCAAGCGTAATAGCTTGCTCCAACAGGGTTCCATCCGGGGTGGTGATGACGACTCCTGCTCCAGCTCCTTTTTGGTTCGATGCTCCATCTACGCGCAACTGCCACATGTCTCTGGGTTGGCTAGGTTCTGCGGAGGTCCCGTCTGCTTTTgaactttccttcttttggttGACCAACTTCTCTTTTTCGGCCGATGGGGTGAATTCTGCTACGAAGTCTGCTAAAGCCTGGGCTTTTATTGCAGTTTTTGGCCGGTAGAGGAGGTCATATTGGCTTAGCTCTATAGCCCACTTCATGAGTCGCTGAGAAGCATCAGGGCTGTGGAGGattgatctcaaaggaaagtcGGTCATGACGATGACTCGATGAGCTTGGTAGTAGGGTCGCAGCTTTCTGGCAGAAACTACAAGAGCCAAAATAAGTTTCTCCAATTTTGGGTAGCGAGTCTCTGCatcgaggagagcttttgacgTGTAGAATACTGGATGTTGGGCCCCCAGCTCTTCTCGGATGAGAGCTGAACTGATAGCTGAGTTGGACACTGCCAAGTATACGAACAAGTCCTCACCAGGGACTGGCTTTGAGAGCATGGGAGGTGAGGTGAGGTAAGTCTTCAGATTTTGGAAAGCCACTTCGCACTCCTCATCCCATTTGTCTCTTTGTcctttcttcaaagctttgaagaatggtCTGCACTTGTCGGTTGATCTCGAGAGGAATCGGTTGAGGGCCGCTGCTCTGCTCGTcagactttgtatttctttcacCGTGGAAGGCGATTTCATCTCGAGAATGGCTTTGATTTGACGTGGGTGTGCCTCGATACCTCGTTGCGTGACTAGGTATCCCAAGAATCGGCCGGAGGATACACCAAACGTGCATTTACTTGGATTCAACTTCATGCGATATTGGCGGAGCAAGCTGAATGACTCGGCAAGATTTCCAATGTGATCTGCACGTTTTGGGGCTTTGACCAGCATGTCATCCACGTAGACCTCCATAGTTTTGCCGATCTGCTCCTTGAAGATTTTATTTACGAGCCTTTGATAGGTTGCTCCGGCGTTCTTCAGCCCAAAGGGCATGACCTTGTAGCAGTAGGTCCCTCTTTCGATGATGAAAGAAGTTTTCGCCTTGTCATCCCAGTGCATCATGATTTGGttatagccggagtaggcatccatgaagctgagcagCTGATTGCCAGAAGTGGAATCCACGAGTTGGTCGATTCTCGGCAATGGGAAGTTGTCTTTAGGGCATGCCTTGTTGAGGTCTGTGTAATCGACGCAAACTCTCCATTTgccattttcttgttttgccacCAAAACAACGTTGGCAAGCCATTCTGAGTAGGAGACCTCTTCGATGAAGCCGGCAGCTAGGAGTTTGTCAATCTCGGCTTCGATGATAGCGACTCGCTCGGGTGCGAAGTTGCGTCTCTTCTGCGCCACTGGCTTGCATGCGGGGTTGACGTGGAGTCGGTGACAGATGATGTTCGGGTCGATGCCAGGCATGTCTGATGGCGACCATGCGAACATGTCTTTGTTGCTCTGGAGGAATGTGGTAAGCTCCACCTTCTCTTCTGGGCTTAAGCGCGAGCCGATCCGCGCTTTCCTGTCTGGCTGGTCAGGATCCAAGGGTATTAACTCGACGTCCTCCTCGGGTTTCCATCCTTCTTCAGGAAAGACCTCTGGACGGATCTTCCTCGGCTTGGTCCTGACGCTTTGATTGCTATAAGATAGCAAGATTCGGTTGCTCAACCTCCTCCAGATCTGCCTGGCTCACAGGGAGAAACAGCGCTTGTTTGCCTTTCTTCAGCCCTTGGGTGGAGCATTTCCTCGCCATTGCTTGATCTCTGTTGATATGGCCGACACCGCCCCCAGGGATTAGGTACTGAATTTTCTGATGTGTGGAGGAGGTGATGGCGTTGATCTTGCCAATCCATGGTCTGCCCAGGATGCCGTTGTAGGGTGAGACCTCATTAATGACCATGAATGTTTGCGAGCTAATTACATGTGGGGAGTAGACGTCGAGGTCTATCATGCCCACGGTAACCGTTGTTGCACCAATAAAGCCAGTCAACGATCTGGCTAATTTGTTGATCTTTGTCTCCAAGCCCATCTGTTAAATGACCGCCAATTGTAGGATATTGGCTGCGCTGCCCTCGTCTGCATGGATTCGGTCGACCATGGCCTGAGCGATTTGAATGCTGATGACAAGGGCGTCATTATGTGGCATGTCGAGGCCGATCAGATCTTTCTTCTGGAAGCCGATCACAGGATCGTTTTCTGCTGGTGGAAGGTCGGTCAACACTTGGGAGATCACAGTGGCCTGtttgatctttctcttcttttccttaCTGGTCAGCCCAGACTCCTCGGAGTCGGCTAAGATtgtgttaatccttatgaccttTTGAGGCGGCTCCTTGGCGGTGTCTCGATCTTTAATTCGTTGGATGGCCTGCTTCGCAATGAATTCTGTGCAGTGACCTTCTCTCGCGAGTTCTTCAAGATGCGCTTTCAAAGCGAAGCAGTTGTTCGTAGTGTGTCCATGCGTTCCATGGAAGACACAGTATTTGCTAGTATCCCTCTTGTCCGGATCTCCTTTCAAGGGTGGTGGTTTTCTTACCCAAGGTTTGttattcacttgggctaaGATTTGATGTATGGGGATGGTGAATTTGGGGTAGTTCTCTCCTACCGTAGCCTCCCCTTGTGGGTGCGACCTGCGCTTGTCCTTGTTCCTGTTGTTAAATCCGTTACCTCTTTGGCTTGCCCGTTTAGTTGGCTGAGCTTCCTGCTTTGTAGACCTCTTTACGGCGATTCGATCGTCATCTCAGACCGTGTAGCATTCCGCAGTGACGTAGACCTCTGCTAGAGTCTGGCTGGGAGTGATAGTCAACTCGCGGTACAAGTCGTGCTCAGCTGGAAGGCCTTTCTTGAAAGCAGTGGATGAGATTCGGTCGTCACATCCTGCAATGTTCGCCTTCTCCGCCTTGAAtctcttgatgtaatctcgaaGGGATTCGTCAGACTTCTTGCGTAGGTTGTACAAGTGGtcagggttcttcttgattgTCTGGTAAGAGGTGTATTCTTTGGTGAAGACGTAAGCtagctccttgaagctgctgATCGACCTGGATGGTAGGGTGTGGAACCAGTCTTGGGCTACTCCTCGCAAGGTTATCGCAAATACCTTGCACATCAGCGCGTCGTCAGCCTAGTGGAGGATCATAAcacttttgaagtgttttaaGTGGCTCTCGGGATCGGAATCCCCTTTGAAGTGTATGGGATGAGGCATGTCGAACTGGTTCCATGGTATAAATAatctcacgggagaatattcgcttctagatCCCTCAATCTTCGACCTTCCTTCTCTCGCTTCCTCgtttcctgtaaaaaagattggagtaaaCAGACCATACCCccggtgttggccaaaggccctccgatgccaaAGTTAGTTCGAGTATTTGtaagaaaacaatagctaagcaaagggtatGGAGTTATATGTATGGTGTAAACCGGGAGGCCGGAGCCGTATGTGGTAGCCGGAGCCCtatggagaaaatatggagagtggagagggagagagagcttcaggtatttttctcgggtattaggagtaggtttagatgtaggtttagatgtaccttgaatgatgaatgaggttatctatttataggagcctcagGGCTAGGATTTCGTAGAGAATATGCTGAGTTTATTCTCTAACGAAATTCGTAGGGATCGAATCGGGCttagataatatctgaattaaatgatattatctcattttatgaagataatatctgaattaatgatattatcttctctttattaggataatatccgaattaatgatattatcttattaaataaagataatatcatattaattaagatatttatcccaattaattaattagccagataaactggtttaattaattaatttaagagataatcttctttttcacgtggcgtgccctgattggagacgaaaatatatgctcccacaaatgccccccagcttctgcgtGGCGCTTGTGTGGCAGGTAggagatgaaattatttttttctgacTCTCCAACTGTGTTTGGGCTTTCTTCTGCAAGTTGGACTCCTTTTGCAGATCGGATTCCCAATTGGTGTAGGCCTCTTACTGTTGTTGGAGTTGGATTCCCAGTAGGAATGAGCTTGCGATTCCTTCTTGACCCGAGTTGTCcaacttgtataaatatagGGCTTCTCTTTACTTTGTGTCACATCGCaaacttaacttctctactttctagtttgagaaagatcttggagaatttgtacTGCTTGTTGAAGAGAGGAGTTGCCGTGCATCCCAAGATAAGTCAAGCacgtatatattttcttcgtATTCTCTTTTTCGCGGCGAGGACCAGCTGGGTGGGACTTGGCTGGTTGACGTTGTGACTGGTAGCCAAAGACGGTTGGAGAGGTGGTGGCCGCTGGTTGCTGCTGAGCGAGTATAGAAAAAAAGTTGGTGGTCTGCCCCTTGCCCAAGGTGTTGAGAGATGGAAGTAGAATGGTCTAGTCTCTGATGATCTGCCAGCTGGGTAGGAGGAGTGTTCTGTCCGACCCCCTAAAGAAGGAAGGCTGATGTCAAGTCTTCAATAAATGAAGCTGTGACTTCGCGGGCGAAGGATGTGTCACCGTTAAGGAAGAAGCCAAGGATCCTTTCTGTTGAGAAGAGTCAAGTAGGAGATGTTCCCCCGTCGTCAGCTAGGGTTAAACATCTCGTTGGTGCAGATAGCAAGCAGATTGGCGATATGCACAATATTTGGGACGTTCCACTCAAGCCTCCTGCAGACAAGCTTGGAGATCGTGATCTGCTCTGTAAAGTAGTCCGTGTGTGATCTAGTTCACCTACTATGAGGCAATGAGATGCAGATATTATTCTTCGAATTCGGTCGTCTGCACCAGTCAAAGGATGGAGGTCGAATTGGGAGGTCTTCTCATCTACCCAATCATCATGATCCAGCAGTTAAGTCATGAGATGTCAAGCGTGAAGTAGATTCAGCGTCGTTGACTCATTTGGAGGTGAGGATGGCGGCGACCAAGAAGACGAGAGAGTCATATGCTCGAGCCGAGGGCTCTTCTGCAACGTCAACGGCTAATCCCAAGGTGAATAAGTCCACCCCTGCAGGGGATGCAGGCATGCCTGATCTGCTTAAGACGAACTTTCTGTCAAGTCCATCCACTTGTGCTGAGCTCATTGATCAAATCCATCAGGCTGGCAATCTTGGTCTTTTCTCAagtctttccttggaaaaacaaagggaagcaACATTTCACCTGCTTTAAAAAAGAGGTGGTGGAAGATATCGCGAATCAGGCAGGTGGAGTTGCTGAGAGCATGGCTGATCAGGTGAATGCGGAAGAGACTGCAGATTAAGGATCTCCTGTTGGCGTCTCGGAGTAGATGAAgactcatttattttttttcagcttttgtagtcTGCTCTCTGTTTAGAATAATTGGTCTTGtttgaccatcttctttttgttgaacttggccggTTGATCACTTtgctatggaaatttcagttttttattttattttattttatataactTCAATTCACATAGTGTCTTGTGAATTGCTTGAGTGTTTCTGAGTTGTGGCATGTTTAGCTTACGtctggagacgtgtcgatgagagtggcCTGTTTGGCCTATGTCCGGAAACGTGTCAATGAGTGtgacccgtttggcctacgtccggggACGTGTCGATGATAGTATCCCGTTTGGcatacgtccggagacgtgtcgatgatagTGGCCTATTTgacctacgtccggagacgtgtcgatgatagTGGCCTATTTgacctacgtccggagacgtgtcgatgtgtATGAcctgtttggcctacgtctggagacgtgtcgatgatagtggctcgtttggcctacgtcagGAGACGTGTCAATCagtgtggcccgtttggcctatgTCAGGAGACGTGTCAATCagtgtggcccgtttggcctacgtcaggagacgtgtcgatgatagtggccttttggcctacgtccggagacgtgtcgatgtgtATGACCCTTTCAGCCTACGTccagagacgtgtcgatgatagTGGCCTGTTTGGCCTACATCCGGAGACATGTCGATGAGGGTGGCCCGTTTAGCCTACGTCAGGAGAAgtgtcgatgagagtggcccgtttggcctacatccAGAGACGTGTCGATAAGTGTGGCTCGCTTGGCCTACGTCAGGAGACGTGTCGATTGCTTTTGTGAACACTCCattggaaagaaaagcttgaaCTTGTATTGATGTCTGTGTGACTACAttgctttattgaacaaaaagaTAAGCTTGCATGAGTAACATCAAAAGTAACTTGTCTTCAATGAAGGTGAGGGAGGCTTGGGTGCCTGCTTAGAGCCCAACTAATAGGTGAAGAGTTTCATGGATAGTCCTCCTGGAGGTGATGGGCATTCCATTGCCTTGGAACTTCCTTCCATTGAAAGATGATGAAAGGTTTGTCTTCCATAACTTGGTAGCTAGTGACGGCTTGGAAGACGAAAGTCGTGTGcttgatctttctcttctgcCCCCTGGTGGTCACCCCGGGCTCTTAGAGCAAACTAGGATCGTGTTGATCCATATGGCTTTTTTCGTGGAGGCTCATTGTTAGTTGCGTCACAATCCTTGATTTGTTGAATAGCCCCCATTGAGATGAATTTCGTGCAATGGCCGTCTCTGACTAGATCTTCAAGGTACCTTTTTCAGGCGAAGCAGTCGTTTGTATAATGACCATACCCTTCATGGAATGTGAAGTATCTACTGGTATCCTTCTTGGTTAGGTTTCCCTTTAAAGGTGATGGTTTCTTCAACCAAG
Proteins encoded:
- the LOC117638368 gene encoding uncharacterized protein LOC117638368, with amino-acid sequence MCKVFAITLRGVAQDWFHTLPSRSISSFKELAYVFTKEYTSYQTIKKNPDHLYNLRKKSDESLRDYIKRFKAEKANIAGCDDRISSTAFKKGLPAEHDLYRELTITPSQTLAEVYVTAECYTEAQPTKRASQRGNGFNNRNKDKRRSHPQGEATVGENYPKFTIPIHQILAQVNNKPWVRKPPPLKGDPDKRDTSKYCVFHGTHGHTTNNCFALKAHLEELAREGHCTEFIAKQAIQRIKDRDTAKEPPQKVIRINTILADSEESGLTSKEKKRKIKQATVISQVLTDLPPAENDPVIGFQKKDLIGLDMPHNDALVISIQIAQAMVDRIHADEGSAANILQLAVI